The Opitutaceae bacterium genome contains a region encoding:
- the hemN gene encoding oxygen-independent coproporphyrinogen III oxidase, with the protein MRAAQPCGILWYVSMISTHDNGGTPSELRPLNLDLIRKYSIAGPRYTSYPPATVFSPDLASVDIEAALRADAEQGGPVSLYFHLPFCETRCWYCGCNTVITRRRGAADDYLDDLKRELEVSREWIGRRPVTQLHLGGGTPTFLSPEQLNRLAEMIRESFHVPAGAEVSVELDPRRLTRGHISALARLGARRASLGVQDTNRQVQMAINRFQPHEMNSQAVEWLRGEGFQSINFDLIFGLPLQTVETFSRTIEDVLALSPDRLSVFSYAHVPWIKPAQKIFEDRGQLPDAETKLALFALAHEKLTTAGFVDIGLDHFAKPDDELAVALRERTLHRNFQGYSTRAGASLYAFGVSAISSTPDIYRQNVKDLVSYKQMLQAGRLPTERGYRLTDEDKIRREVVMAIMCDRRLEFKEASRRTGVDIQAHFRAELECLSDLETDGILQRNSEGLTVLPDGVPLLRVVAMRFDGTLGRTAGRHAKVI; encoded by the coding sequence ATGCGCGCCGCACAGCCCTGTGGCATCCTGTGGTACGTCTCAATGATCTCCACCCACGACAACGGCGGCACCCCGTCGGAGCTTCGGCCCCTCAATCTCGACCTCATCAGAAAGTATTCCATCGCGGGGCCGCGCTACACTTCGTACCCGCCAGCGACCGTTTTCTCGCCCGATCTGGCTTCTGTTGACATCGAGGCGGCGTTGCGCGCAGACGCGGAGCAGGGCGGGCCTGTTTCGCTCTATTTCCATCTGCCATTCTGCGAGACCCGCTGTTGGTATTGCGGGTGCAACACCGTGATCACGCGGCGCAGGGGTGCGGCTGATGACTACCTGGACGATTTGAAGCGCGAGTTGGAGGTGTCACGCGAATGGATTGGTCGACGCCCCGTGACGCAGCTGCATTTGGGAGGCGGCACGCCCACGTTCCTATCCCCCGAGCAACTGAACCGGCTTGCTGAGATGATTCGGGAAAGTTTTCACGTGCCTGCTGGAGCAGAGGTCAGTGTGGAATTGGATCCTAGACGTCTGACGCGCGGGCACATCTCCGCCCTTGCCCGCCTGGGCGCACGGCGCGCCTCACTCGGCGTTCAGGACACGAACAGGCAGGTCCAGATGGCGATCAACCGCTTTCAGCCGCATGAGATGAACAGTCAGGCCGTCGAGTGGCTGCGTGGCGAAGGATTTCAATCGATCAATTTTGATCTCATTTTTGGCCTCCCCTTGCAGACCGTCGAGACGTTTTCACGGACGATCGAGGACGTGCTCGCCCTCAGCCCGGATCGACTCTCAGTTTTCAGTTATGCGCATGTGCCCTGGATCAAGCCGGCGCAGAAGATCTTCGAGGATCGCGGCCAGTTGCCGGATGCGGAAACCAAGTTGGCCTTGTTTGCGCTGGCGCATGAGAAGCTCACCACTGCGGGATTCGTGGACATCGGGCTGGATCATTTTGCCAAGCCCGACGACGAACTTGCGGTGGCATTGCGGGAGCGCACGCTGCACCGCAATTTCCAGGGCTACAGCACGCGGGCCGGTGCCTCGCTTTATGCCTTCGGTGTGTCTGCGATCTCGTCGACGCCCGACATCTACAGGCAAAACGTCAAGGACCTCGTGTCGTACAAGCAGATGCTCCAAGCGGGCAGGCTACCGACGGAGCGTGGTTACCGTCTGACCGACGAGGACAAGATCCGCCGCGAGGTCGTCATGGCGATCATGTGCGACCGCAGGTTGGAGTTTAAGGAGGCATCACGCCGGACAGGCGTGGATATACAGGCGCATTTTCGTGCGGAGCTGGAGTGTCTTTCTGACCTCGAGACAGACGGGATTCTGCAGCGCAACTCGGAGGGACTCACGGTGTTGCCGGATGGCGTGCCGTTGTTGCGCGTCGTCGCGATGCGGTTTGACGGGACGCTCGGCCGCACGGCTGGCAGGCACGCCAAAGTTATCTAA
- a CDS encoding glycoside hydrolase family 43 protein — protein MIRLLALRLLSTCLLMLPVAFAGEGSTHFPVVVGQLLDSQGNPVNAHGAGVLKHGDFFYLYGEIKKGETTLVARVGWECYRVPAGGVACYRSKDLKNWEFLGVALKPQDDKFHDLNPARVIERPKVIFNARTGKFVMWMHVDSEDYLDARAGVAVADKPEGPYTYVAGLRPNGYMARDLGLFQDDDGQAYLITASEDNATLHVSQLSEDYLRPSGVFARAFPGQFREAPAMFKHGKTYYMISSGCTGWDPNPAAWGSAPSPLGPWTIHDNPCTGPDAEITYRAQSTYVLPLPGRPDEFLFLADRWNKLDLEDSRYLWLPLRMREGRPVIDGTVIPR, from the coding sequence ATGATCCGTCTCCTCGCCCTTCGCCTCCTCTCCACCTGCCTGCTGATGCTTCCCGTCGCCTTCGCAGGCGAAGGCAGCACCCACTTTCCTGTCGTCGTCGGCCAGTTGCTCGATTCACAAGGAAACCCGGTCAATGCACATGGCGCAGGCGTCCTGAAGCACGGAGATTTTTTCTATCTCTACGGTGAGATCAAGAAGGGCGAGACGACACTCGTCGCCAGGGTCGGTTGGGAGTGCTACCGGGTCCCGGCCGGTGGGGTCGCCTGCTACCGCTCGAAGGACTTGAAGAACTGGGAGTTTCTGGGTGTCGCCCTGAAACCGCAGGACGACAAGTTTCATGACCTGAATCCGGCGCGCGTGATCGAACGACCGAAGGTCATCTTCAACGCCCGCACCGGGAAGTTTGTCATGTGGATGCATGTGGATTCCGAGGACTACCTCGACGCCCGCGCGGGCGTGGCCGTCGCCGACAAGCCTGAAGGTCCATACACCTACGTGGCGGGTCTCCGGCCCAATGGATACATGGCTCGCGACCTGGGCCTCTTCCAGGATGACGATGGCCAGGCCTACCTGATCACGGCATCGGAAGACAATGCGACCCTCCATGTCTCGCAGCTCTCGGAGGACTACCTGCGTCCATCGGGTGTCTTTGCCCGTGCCTTCCCCGGCCAGTTCCGCGAGGCGCCAGCAATGTTCAAGCACGGAAAGACATACTACATGATCTCTTCTGGCTGCACAGGCTGGGATCCCAACCCGGCGGCGTGGGGCTCGGCACCTTCACCGCTCGGCCCCTGGACCATCCATGACAATCCCTGCACCGGCCCGGATGCAGAAATCACTTACCGCGCCCAGAGCACGTACGTGTTGCCGTTGCCCGGCAGGCCGGACGAATTCCTGTTCCTGGCGGATCGTTGGAATAAACTCGATCTCGAGGATTCGCGCTACCTGTGGCTGCCGTTGCGCATGCGCGAGGGTCGGCCGGTCATCGACGGCACGGTGATTCCCCGCTGA